A section of the bacterium genome encodes:
- a CDS encoding 4Fe-4S binding protein, with the protein MIAELEKVASEFGNAESKVSRRVIICAGTGCVANGSLKVYAEFIKQIESAGLDIVTELKAEGAEGDNHTSTLLQKSSSAPIRLSKSGCQGFCQMGPLVTIEPEGILYTKVKPEDVAEIVQTTLIDHKAVERLLYRDPVSGKQCTGTAEIPFYQRQSRTVLKSCGIIDPEDIREYIHSGGYMAAKRAYTEMTPEMVCEEMLYSGLRGRGGGGFPTGKKWDLTRIQPGPKKYVICNGDEGDPGAFMDRSVMEGNPHSVIEGMMIAARAIGADEGYVYVRLEYPLAVARIRRAVADAEAIGVLGDNIFGSGHGFKINVMEGAGAFVCGEETALIASIEGQRGMPMPKPPFPAQSGLWGKPTVINNVETLASVPIVIGKGAAEFRQRGTETSPGTKTFALTGHVANTGLIEVPFGTTLREVVYNIGGGVTDDRGNVTGEGFKAVQIGGPSGGCLTEEHLDLPLDFDSLKGVGAMVGSGGLVVMNKQTCMVRIARFFMQFTQNESCGKCVLCREGTKQMLALLDDIMEGNGTEKTLETLERTARAVQKGSLCGLGKTAPNPILSTLKYFRAEYEAHVYQKRCPAGECKALLRPTIDPAKCKGCTMCAKKCPVGAITGELKKPHVINPDICIKCGACAEVCRFKAVSGV; encoded by the coding sequence ATGATTGCTGAACTGGAAAAAGTGGCAAGTGAGTTTGGTAACGCTGAAAGTAAGGTTTCAAGGCGGGTTATTATTTGCGCGGGAACAGGTTGCGTCGCAAACGGCTCGCTTAAAGTATATGCCGAGTTTATAAAACAGATTGAAAGTGCCGGTCTCGATATCGTGACCGAGCTGAAAGCCGAAGGGGCAGAGGGTGATAACCACACTTCCACTCTCCTTCAGAAATCATCATCTGCCCCTATCCGGCTTTCAAAGAGCGGCTGCCAGGGATTCTGCCAGATGGGACCGCTTGTGACCATCGAACCGGAAGGCATTCTTTATACAAAGGTCAAGCCGGAAGACGTGGCCGAAATTGTTCAGACAACTCTCATTGACCATAAGGCCGTTGAGCGTCTGCTCTATCGCGACCCCGTGAGCGGCAAGCAGTGCACCGGCACAGCCGAGATTCCATTTTATCAGAGACAGTCCAGAACGGTCTTGAAGTCCTGCGGGATCATCGACCCTGAAGACATTCGAGAATACATCCATAGCGGCGGCTACATGGCGGCAAAGAGAGCCTACACCGAGATGACACCGGAGATGGTCTGTGAAGAGATGCTCTATTCGGGTCTGAGAGGACGCGGAGGAGGCGGATTCCCAACCGGTAAGAAGTGGGACCTCACACGCATCCAGCCCGGCCCGAAGAAATACGTCATCTGCAACGGCGATGAAGGTGACCCGGGAGCATTTATGGACCGCAGCGTTATGGAGGGCAATCCTCACTCGGTAATCGAGGGAATGATGATCGCCGCGCGCGCTATAGGTGCCGACGAAGGTTACGTCTATGTCAGGCTTGAATACCCATTAGCTGTAGCGCGAATACGGCGTGCTGTGGCAGATGCAGAGGCTATAGGCGTGCTGGGTGACAACATTTTCGGGTCCGGCCACGGTTTCAAGATAAACGTAATGGAAGGCGCAGGGGCGTTTGTATGCGGTGAGGAAACTGCTTTGATCGCCTCAATTGAGGGTCAGCGTGGAATGCCCATGCCAAAGCCGCCGTTCCCGGCTCAATCGGGTCTCTGGGGCAAACCGACGGTCATAAACAATGTCGAGACTCTCGCATCTGTGCCGATTGTTATCGGAAAAGGCGCAGCCGAGTTCAGACAGCGCGGAACGGAGACCTCACCGGGCACAAAGACATTTGCACTGACAGGGCATGTGGCCAACACGGGTCTTATAGAGGTGCCGTTCGGGACCACACTGCGCGAGGTCGTATACAACATCGGCGGCGGAGTCACGGACGACCGCGGCAATGTCACCGGCGAGGGTTTCAAGGCCGTGCAGATCGGCGGGCCCTCGGGCGGGTGTCTGACTGAAGAGCATCTCGATCTGCCCTTGGACTTCGACTCACTCAAGGGTGTGGGCGCTATGGTCGGCTCAGGCGGGCTGGTCGTCATGAACAAGCAGACCTGTATGGTCAGGATCGCACGGTTCTTCATGCAGTTTACTCAGAATGAATCGTGCGGCAAGTGCGTGCTGTGCCGAGAGGGGACAAAGCAGATGCTTGCGCTGCTTGATGACATTATGGAAGGCAACGGCACGGAGAAGACGCTGGAGACACTGGAACGCACTGCCAGAGCCGTCCAGAAAGGCTCGCTATGTGGGCTTGGCAAGACCGCTCCGAACCCGATATTGTCGACCTTGAAGTATTTCAGAGCCGAGTACGAGGCTCATGTCTACCAAAAGCGCTGTCCTGCAGGTGAATGCAAGGCGCTGTTGAGGCCGACCATCGACCCGGCAAAGTGTAAAGGCTGCACAATGTGCGCAAAGAAGTGCCCTGTCGGAGCCATCACCGGTGAGCTGAAAAAGCCACATGTAATCAACCCGGATATCTGCATCAAGTGTGGAGCCTGCGCAGAAGTATGCAGGTTCAAGGCTGTCAGTGGAGTGTAA
- a CDS encoding NAD(P)H-dependent oxidoreductase subunit E produces MPQTLEKTTKKLRQFNKVCEILDRYERNPAKLIPILQLVQDEYRYLPEEVLTYIATSLSLPPAKVYGVATFYAHFALEPKGKYVIRLCDGTACHVKKSIPILEALRERLGLTDKVRTTPDMLFTVETVSCLGACGLAPVMVINDDVHGQMTPEHAVALIDEIAAKEGKK; encoded by the coding sequence ATGCCGCAAACGCTCGAAAAAACAACCAAAAAACTACGCCAGTTCAACAAGGTATGCGAGATTCTGGACAGGTACGAACGCAATCCTGCGAAGCTGATCCCGATACTCCAGCTCGTGCAGGATGAATATCGCTACCTGCCGGAGGAGGTGCTAACATACATCGCAACCTCGCTCTCGCTTCCGCCCGCCAAGGTCTACGGAGTGGCCACATTCTATGCCCATTTCGCACTCGAACCCAAGGGCAAATACGTAATCAGGCTCTGCGACGGCACAGCCTGCCATGTCAAGAAATCGATTCCAATTTTGGAAGCCCTGCGCGAGCGTCTGGGTCTTACGGATAAGGTCAGGACTACGCCGGACATGTTGTTTACTGTCGAGACGGTCTCATGCCTGGGTGCGTGCGGGCTGGCTCCAGTTATGGTGATAAATGATGACGTCCACGGCCAGATGACACCGGAGCATGCCGTTGCGCTCATCGACGAGATAGCTGCGAAAGAAGGAAAGAAATGA
- a CDS encoding redox-sensing transcriptional repressor Rex, producing MENTKQKVGSLPTIRRLPSYLYLLKQLAQNGRDIVSSNHIAQCLKLEPIQVRKDLAITGIEGKPKIGYHVPSLIKAIEEFLGWDSHKEVFLVGAGNLGSALLGYKGFEQHGMKIIAAFDCDECKIGTQIHDRDVLPLEKLPDLARRMNIKLGIITVPAEAAQHVAGVMVSGGIEAIWNFSPVVLEVPEGVVVQNEDLSSGLAVLSVKSSKIPDIDPQFLARIIHD from the coding sequence ATGGAAAATACAAAGCAAAAAGTCGGCAGTCTGCCTACGATCAGAAGACTGCCCTCCTATCTTTATTTGCTTAAGCAACTCGCCCAAAATGGCCGCGACATCGTTTCCAGCAATCATATCGCTCAATGCCTGAAGCTGGAACCGATTCAAGTGCGAAAAGACCTCGCAATCACCGGGATCGAGGGCAAACCCAAAATCGGCTACCACGTGCCGTCACTTATCAAGGCCATTGAGGAGTTTCTTGGTTGGGACAGCCATAAGGAAGTCTTTCTCGTTGGCGCAGGCAACCTCGGCAGCGCCCTGCTGGGCTACAAAGGCTTTGAGCAGCACGGAATGAAGATCATTGCTGCTTTTGACTGCGACGAGTGCAAAATCGGCACGCAAATTCACGACAGGGATGTCTTGCCGCTGGAAAAGCTGCCTGATCTTGCGCGCAGAATGAACATCAAGCTGGGCATTATTACCGTCCCTGCCGAAGCTGCTCAGCATGTCGCCGGCGTGATGGTTTCCGGTGGAATCGAAGCAATCTGGAATTTCTCACCGGTAGTGCTGGAAGTGCCCGAAGGTGTGGTCGTGCAGAATGAAGACCTTTCATCAGGCCTGGCCGTCCTATCGGTCAAGTCGTCAAAAATACCGGATATTGACCCGCAATTTCTAGCCCGCATTATTCACGATTAA